GCTAAAAAGAAGTCGTCAGAATAGACCTTTTTCACTTTTCCCGTAACTTCGATCGAAGAACCCGGTTCCGGAAATACCGTATCGAAATTGTTGAAGGCAAGCAGTAGACCAAAAAGGAAGAAAGTCAAAATTGCTGGTAATAAGCTCTTGTTAAGATAACATACCAATATGAAAGGCACTAAGAACAGAAGTCCTTTAAGAAGCTGATCCATTCGGCTAAACGTCAAAAAAGTCAATACACCAAGAGCCATTGAAACAAAGAGTATAAACAGTGGTGAACTGGTGTTTCTTGGAAAAATGGAACGAGGCACGGGAGGAACCCTCCCTATGCCCCGTACTTTTCAAGTCTCAAAGCATGAGCCAACATCAGTGGAACTCCGTCCAGAGCCATAATATTGCCCAGCGTTCCCCGGGCACATTCATTTTCATCAAATTTTTGACTCAAGCCAGACCTTGCGAATTTAGACCTGATCATGAATGGAACGGGGTGCCAGCTGTGAGACTTCATTTTGGTTGGTGTAGAATGGTCTCCTGTGACAACAATGACATCTGGATTCAAGGAAAGGATTTCGGGAAGTAGAGAATCCACTTCCTCAATAACATGGACCTTCTTATCGAAGTCACCATCCTCACCATAGGAGTCAGTTTTTTTCACGTGAACAAAGAAGAAGTCAAAGTCGTTCCAGATTTTTTTGAGCGTTTCGATCTCTTCAGCAATAGTTGTTCCTGTTGGCACCACAGTCATCCCTACAAGTTTCGCGAGTCCTCTGTACATCGGATAGGTCGCTATTGCTGCTGCCTTCATTTTGTAAATCTCTTCAAAAGAAGGCATTACAGGATGTTTCGAGAAACCTCTCAAGAGCGCGAAATTCATCTTCGCTTCGTCTTTTAACACTTCTCTAACCCTTTTCAAGAACTCATTAACAACTTTGGCTGTTCTTTCAGCCTCTGGAACAAGCGCTTCGCTCCAGACTATTTTCTTGCCTTCTTTTTGTGGATCTGCATCCGAGACTCTTTCATCGAGCCAAGGAGCAGTAAATTTCACGACAAAACGGTGTTCTTTGCCCGGGTAAACAGCGATCTTAACACCGTCGATTTCTTTGATAGACGCTCCAAGCTTTTCCACAACTCGAGCACTTATATCCGTTGCTGGACGGCCAGCTCTCCTATCCACGACAATGTCGCCTTCCAGAGTTGCAAAATTTGCCCTCGCGACTAAATCATCTTTCCCCACTTCGATATCGCCACCCAAGGCTTCGAGAATGCCCCTGCCAATCTGGAATTTTAAGGGATCATACCCGAACAAACCCAGATGACCTGGACCGCTACCGGGAGTTATTCCATGGAGGACTGGTATGGTCTGACCCAATTCAGATTCTTTTGCAAGAGCGTCGAGGTTCGGTGTATTTGCGGCCATAAGGGGTGTTTTCCCATCCACCGGCAGGTCGCCTATGCCGTCCATGACCAATAAAACTATCTTGCTTTCATTCTTCACGGAAAGCTTGCTTATTAATTCATGCCTATCCACTTTTACTCCTCCTTTCGTTCAATCACATAATTTTACCACGCTGAAAGGGAATCCTTCGTGCTAAAATTGGTTTGATATTCGACGGAGGTAACGTCAATGAATTCTTATGGTATCGTTCTGGTGGGTTACTACGGCTATAGAAATTTTGGAGACGATCTTTTGTTATTTTCAACTCTCCGACTTCTCAAAGAGGTGGGATACACTGGCAATATATTCATACCATCACCCGCCAGGTTGAAAACTTTTCTGAATGAAAATTCTTATGACCTGAATATAAAGGTGATCCCACGATACAATCCCATCAGTCTGAAAAAAGTCCTGAGAAATTCATCCCTTACTATCTTTGGCGGAGGAAATTTACTTCAGGACGAAACGAGTGTACGTAGCTTCCTATATTACTATTATATAGCTCGAAGAACTCTTAAGAATGGTAACAAACTCCTGTTCCTTTCTCAGGGTTTTGGCCCTATCAGAAACCCATCTAACTCGCAAAGATTGTCTTTGATCCTCTCAGATTACAATACCTTCGGCGTACTCAGAGATGCGGTATCCTTCAGATTTGCCAGGAAATATTCAGATCGTTTCTATTCAGGCACCGATTATGGTCCTTATTGCCTGGGAACTCCGAAAAAGCTTCCATCGAAGGATAAAAACCTCGCGTTAATGATACCCAGAGGTCTCGAAATGTCGGAACAGATCATCGAAGCGTTGAAGAATAGAGGATACAGGAAACTGTGTGTAATGCCTTTTCAGAACCACTGTGAAGTTGAATTGGTAAAGAGAATAGAGCGACTGGCTTTGTCAAAGGGATTAGAGTTGGTTCGGGCTCCTGAAAATAAAAATGGTATTGTTGAAATTTTTCAGAAGGCGGGTCTGGTTATCACTGAAAGATTGCACGGAGCGATTCTTGCAGCATGGCAGGCTACTCCTTTTGTGTGGAGATCTGGTAGAAAAACGAACAGATTCTTCTCATCCTTTGGGAAACTCCCACTGAAATTCAATGAAAATATCGAGAGTCTAAAAAGCGCTCTACGATGCAGTGAATATTTCGATTATAAGTCACTATCAGAAAAATACACGCAGGAGCTGAATCAAACAATCCAGCTTTCGAAAGAAACACTGAAGAAACTGTTAAAGGAATGGAGGTAGTTTTATGTGGAATTTTTTCATTCCAACTATGGTTTATTTTGGTTCTGGCGTTGTGGAAAAACATGCCAAGTTCAGTGATTGTGGTTCAAAGGCTTTGTTGATAACCGGCAAACGATCAGCGAGGGTATCAGGTGCTCTGCACGATGTTACAAAACGCCTTGTGGCTCAGGGAATTGCTTTTGAACTGTTCGATGAAATTGAAGAAAATCCATCATTCAAAACTGTAGAAAAAGGTGCAGAATTCCTGAGGTTGAAGAATTGCGACTTCGTCGTGGGAATAGGCGGTGGAAGTCCTATCGATGCAGCAAAGGCCATAGCAATTTTAGGTGCTAATCCTGAATTGAAAGCATATCATTTGTACTCCAAGAAGGTAGAATATTCCTTGCCGGTGGTGGCAATCCCGCTCACATCTGGTACGGGCTCAGAGGTGACTCAGTATTCTGTACTAACCGATAAAGATGGGAATAAGCAAGGTTTCTCAAATTTATATTCTTTTCCCAAGTATTCTTTTCTTGATCCGAGATACACACTGACGATGCCTGAAGAGCTCACAATCAGCACTGCACTCGATGCTCTATCACATGCAATAGAAGGAGAGCTCCTAAACAACGGCGCTAATCCATTGGTAAAAAAACTCTCCTTTGAAGCAACGAGGTTAATCAGGGAAAATTTGCCATGTGTATTGAATGAACCCGAAAATCTCGTTTACCGTGAGAAGCTCCAATACGCTGCTATGCTCGCCGGAATGGTGATTGCTCACACTGGTACGACAATAGTACATGCAGCAGGTTATCCTTTAAGCTCCAAAAAAGGGATTAAGCATGGTATGGCGAATGCCGTTTTTCTTGTAGATGTTCTGGCATCCATATCTGAAAGGGCAGGAGAGCAGGTGAAGAACTGTATTGAACCTTTCGAAAACCTCAGTGAGTTATCAAAATTTTTTGAAGAACTGGGAACATATAAAATTCGATTAGACATGGATGAAAGCGAATTAATCGAATGGTCCGAAAAAGCGGCGAAAGCCCCCCATAACAGGAGAACTCCTGGAGAGTTCGACAGAGCATTCTATGAAAACCTTTACAAAAAACTCAAAAAGGATGAGTGAGCTGAATGGTTCTGCCGAGAGTCATATTGAAAAAAGGGATTAAAAGAAGGATTTTCAATGGGCATCCCTGGATTTATGACAACGAAATCAGCATATTCCCGGAATGTGAGGATGGAGCGTTGGTTGATCTCTTTACCAGTTCAGGCCAATTCATTGGAAAGGGATATTACAACTCTCATTCAGCTATAAGAATCAGATTGCTTACAAGAAAGAATGAAAACGTTGATGAACACTTTTTTTCAAGAAAAATCATAAAGGCCTACACTTTGAGGAACAGGTTCGTTAAAACCACGGACGCATACCGCCTTGTCTTTGGTGAAGCTGACGGTCTTCCAGGGCTTATTGTCGACAAGTACTCTGATTACTTCGTTTTGCAGATCAATACACTGGGCATGTCGAAGTTCAGAGAAACTATTGTCGGGGTACTTGTAAGGCTGTTTAACCCGAAAGGTATTTATGAAAAATCAGAGGGCAACTTTTTAAAACTCGAAGGGATCAATCCTGTAAGCGAGTGGCTCCATAAGACTGGTCCCATTCTCATTCCCTTCAAAATGAAC
This genomic interval from Kosmotoga pacifica contains the following:
- a CDS encoding polysaccharide pyruvyl transferase family protein yields the protein MNSYGIVLVGYYGYRNFGDDLLLFSTLRLLKEVGYTGNIFIPSPARLKTFLNENSYDLNIKVIPRYNPISLKKVLRNSSLTIFGGGNLLQDETSVRSFLYYYYIARRTLKNGNKLLFLSQGFGPIRNPSNSQRLSLILSDYNTFGVLRDAVSFRFARKYSDRFYSGTDYGPYCLGTPKKLPSKDKNLALMIPRGLEMSEQIIEALKNRGYRKLCVMPFQNHCEVELVKRIERLALSKGLELVRAPENKNGIVEIFQKAGLVITERLHGAILAAWQATPFVWRSGRKTNRFFSSFGKLPLKFNENIESLKSALRCSEYFDYKSLSEKYTQELNQTIQLSKETLKKLLKEWR
- a CDS encoding iron-containing alcohol dehydrogenase family protein, which translates into the protein MWNFFIPTMVYFGSGVVEKHAKFSDCGSKALLITGKRSARVSGALHDVTKRLVAQGIAFELFDEIEENPSFKTVEKGAEFLRLKNCDFVVGIGGGSPIDAAKAIAILGANPELKAYHLYSKKVEYSLPVVAIPLTSGTGSEVTQYSVLTDKDGNKQGFSNLYSFPKYSFLDPRYTLTMPEELTISTALDALSHAIEGELLNNGANPLVKKLSFEATRLIRENLPCVLNEPENLVYREKLQYAAMLAGMVIAHTGTTIVHAAGYPLSSKKGIKHGMANAVFLVDVLASISERAGEQVKNCIEPFENLSELSKFFEELGTYKIRLDMDESELIEWSEKAAKAPHNRRTPGEFDRAFYENLYKKLKKDE
- a CDS encoding 2,3-bisphosphoglycerate-independent phosphoglycerate mutase; its protein translation is MDRHELISKLSVKNESKIVLLVMDGIGDLPVDGKTPLMAANTPNLDALAKESELGQTIPVLHGITPGSGPGHLGLFGYDPLKFQIGRGILEALGGDIEVGKDDLVARANFATLEGDIVVDRRAGRPATDISARVVEKLGASIKEIDGVKIAVYPGKEHRFVVKFTAPWLDERVSDADPQKEGKKIVWSEALVPEAERTAKVVNEFLKRVREVLKDEAKMNFALLRGFSKHPVMPSFEEIYKMKAAAIATYPMYRGLAKLVGMTVVPTGTTIAEEIETLKKIWNDFDFFFVHVKKTDSYGEDGDFDKKVHVIEEVDSLLPEILSLNPDVIVVTGDHSTPTKMKSHSWHPVPFMIRSKFARSGLSQKFDENECARGTLGNIMALDGVPLMLAHALRLEKYGA